In Sphingobium amiense, a genomic segment contains:
- a CDS encoding alpha/beta hydrolase, whose translation MPTQHPSVAQARTVKDHISGLIARSDEMEELPVAMRYVMDNYTLTGAERELVCATSTVDLGTCAGEWFVPPQVKPGHHIVYVHGGGWFAGSVDTHRHLIDLLARTTGRAVFAPNYRLAPEHPFPAGLDDARRAYFHACAHGPAGPMEVASVALMGDSAGGNLSAALVIDLVSRNARLPDALALLSGVVDFRPPDRMPPGSDDPTCEPTTQTKIAELYLQGVTTVDDPLVSPAAAGTDILERFPPTIIQASSDEYLRDQDVAFAAALWRLGVTVHLSIWPHLPHAFHLFPQELPEAGRAVAEIAAFLEGVEAAPVDEFASVGAQND comes from the coding sequence ATGCCGACCCAACATCCGAGCGTGGCGCAGGCCCGAACAGTCAAAGACCATATATCAGGCCTGATCGCGCGCTCGGATGAGATGGAAGAACTGCCGGTCGCGATGCGTTATGTCATGGACAATTACACGCTGACCGGCGCGGAGCGGGAGTTGGTGTGCGCCACCAGCACCGTCGATCTGGGCACCTGCGCGGGCGAGTGGTTCGTCCCGCCGCAGGTGAAGCCCGGCCACCATATCGTCTATGTCCATGGCGGTGGATGGTTCGCCGGGTCGGTGGACACGCACCGCCATCTGATCGACCTCCTCGCGCGGACAACCGGACGGGCGGTGTTCGCGCCCAACTATCGCCTTGCGCCCGAACATCCGTTTCCGGCGGGTCTGGACGATGCCCGGCGCGCCTATTTCCATGCGTGCGCGCACGGGCCGGCGGGGCCGATGGAAGTCGCGTCCGTCGCCCTGATGGGCGACAGCGCGGGCGGCAATCTCTCCGCCGCGCTCGTGATCGACCTTGTATCCCGCAACGCCCGGCTGCCCGATGCGCTGGCCCTTTTGTCGGGCGTCGTCGATTTCCGTCCGCCCGACCGGATGCCGCCCGGTTCGGATGACCCGACATGCGAGCCGACGACGCAGACCAAAATTGCGGAACTCTATCTTCAGGGCGTCACGACCGTGGACGATCCGCTGGTTTCGCCCGCCGCAGCCGGTACCGACATCCTCGAACGGTTCCCGCCGACCATCATTCAGGCGTCGTCCGACGAATATCTGCGCGATCAGGATGTCGCCTTCGCCGCCGCGCTCTGGCGGCTGGGCGTGACGGTCCATCTCAGCATCTGGCCGCATCTGCCGCATGCCTTCCATCTCTTCCCGCAGGAACTGCCGGAAGCGGGGCGCGCAGTGGCTGAAATCGCCGCGTTTCTGGAGGGTGTCGAGGCGGCTCCGGTCGATGAATTTGCAAGCGTAGGAGCGCAGAATGACTAA
- a CDS encoding TonB-dependent receptor has product MKKGYYVLALLCGTAVVPVVHAQTTDAPAQERNGQEQFEDIVVTASRRSETILKTPIAVSAYSGDKLRAAQTVSLTDLVGPNPNIQIGNSYNSANVAIRGIGNGSSINAGSDAGVSIQVDGVYMAQPALTLSTFLDVARVEVLRGPQGTLFGRNATGGAVNIIPNEPTRDLHYGFDVRAGIDPGQINTSGYVSGALDASGTWTARLSAQQTYNRGFTKNLSTPQPYPAGYSNDLVTSRAPSRLDNADNQSVRGQIKWEPSDSFNARLLVEYQRDHSNGPATFLEGTPDPTQPLPAILVGQSTGNVKKREVYSNEGLRRVEGKNVNLTLNWALGNGDLKALGSYADTKIHNIQDGDGTDALHTYSDFKNKTHQYYGELLYTSDAALPFTYIIGTNYFHEKLQQDISVPISLLPMPVDLGAKINTTSYAFFGHAQYALTPEAKIFAGLRYTHDKKVDLDDYNSYVGILPRQSTSSSQVTYEIGASYAFSNTLDAYAKYATGYKGGGFSAGGLAPAFDPEKNTNLEAGLKGWFFDHGLQANIAAFHMKYNNLQVNQINGASTQVVNAAKATIYGIEAETVIRPIEALRFEVSGAYLHATFDRFRTGDPARPDLGTVDPDGTRRFDLDGNDLPQAPRYSVSAGGYYDVPVSSGKVTLGARYDWKSRIYFSEFNIPVSSQSAAGKLNLSLNYESDDKRITASLFAKNITNKQVKSNVIVVSALIGSLALGQYQPPRQIGASFGYHF; this is encoded by the coding sequence ATGAAGAAAGGTTATTACGTGCTTGCGTTGCTGTGCGGGACTGCCGTCGTGCCGGTGGTTCATGCCCAGACGACCGACGCGCCCGCGCAGGAGCGGAACGGTCAGGAGCAGTTCGAGGATATCGTGGTCACTGCATCCCGCCGAAGCGAGACCATCCTGAAAACGCCGATCGCGGTGTCGGCCTATTCCGGCGACAAGCTGCGCGCCGCGCAGACGGTGTCGCTGACGGATCTCGTCGGTCCCAACCCGAACATCCAGATCGGCAACAGCTACAATTCCGCCAATGTCGCGATCCGAGGCATCGGCAACGGTTCGTCGATCAACGCCGGGTCGGACGCGGGTGTGTCCATCCAGGTCGACGGCGTTTACATGGCGCAGCCCGCGCTGACATTGTCGACGTTCCTCGACGTGGCGCGGGTCGAGGTTCTTCGCGGTCCGCAGGGCACGCTCTTCGGTCGCAACGCTACCGGCGGTGCGGTGAACATCATCCCGAACGAACCGACGCGGGACCTGCATTACGGCTTCGACGTCAGGGCGGGCATCGACCCCGGCCAGATCAACACGTCAGGCTATGTCAGCGGCGCGCTCGATGCGTCGGGCACCTGGACCGCGCGTCTTTCGGCCCAGCAGACCTATAATCGCGGCTTCACCAAGAATCTGTCGACGCCCCAGCCCTATCCCGCAGGCTATTCGAACGATCTGGTTACGTCCCGCGCGCCGAGCCGGCTCGACAATGCGGATAACCAGTCGGTCCGCGGCCAGATCAAATGGGAGCCGTCCGACAGCTTCAACGCCCGGCTGCTGGTCGAATATCAGCGCGATCATTCGAACGGCCCGGCGACCTTCCTGGAGGGCACGCCCGATCCCACCCAGCCTCTTCCGGCGATCCTCGTCGGACAGTCGACCGGCAACGTCAAAAAGCGCGAAGTTTACAGCAATGAAGGGCTGCGGCGGGTCGAAGGCAAGAATGTCAATCTGACGCTGAACTGGGCGCTGGGGAACGGCGACCTCAAGGCGCTCGGCTCCTATGCGGATACCAAGATCCACAATATCCAGGACGGCGACGGAACCGACGCGCTGCACACCTATTCCGACTTCAAGAACAAGACCCATCAATATTATGGGGAACTGCTCTATACCTCGGACGCGGCGCTGCCGTTCACCTACATTATCGGCACCAACTATTTCCACGAGAAGCTGCAACAGGATATTTCGGTTCCGATCAGCCTGCTGCCCATGCCGGTCGATCTGGGCGCGAAGATCAACACGACATCCTATGCGTTCTTCGGCCACGCCCAATATGCCCTGACACCGGAGGCAAAGATCTTCGCCGGTCTGCGATACACGCACGACAAGAAGGTCGATCTCGACGACTATAACAGCTATGTCGGCATCCTGCCGAGGCAGAGCACTTCGTCCAGTCAGGTCACTTACGAAATCGGTGCGTCCTACGCGTTCAGCAATACGCTGGACGCCTATGCGAAATATGCCACCGGCTACAAGGGCGGCGGTTTTTCGGCGGGCGGCCTCGCCCCGGCTTTCGATCCGGAAAAGAACACCAACCTCGAAGCGGGCCTGAAGGGCTGGTTCTTCGACCACGGATTGCAGGCCAATATCGCCGCCTTCCACATGAAGTATAACAATCTTCAGGTGAACCAGATCAACGGCGCGTCGACGCAGGTCGTCAACGCGGCGAAGGCGACCATCTACGGCATCGAGGCGGAAACCGTCATCCGGCCGATCGAGGCGCTGCGGTTCGAAGTGTCGGGCGCCTATCTCCACGCGACCTTCGACCGTTTCCGCACCGGCGATCCCGCCCGCCCCGATCTGGGGACGGTCGATCCCGACGGCACCCGCCGGTTTGACCTCGATGGCAACGATCTGCCGCAGGCGCCGCGATACAGCGTCAGCGCGGGGGGCTATTACGACGTGCCGGTTTCGTCGGGCAAGGTCACGCTGGGCGCGCGTTACGACTGGAAATCGCGGATCTATTTCAGCGAGTTCAACATCCCCGTTTCTTCGCAGTCGGCGGCGGGCAAGCTGAACCTGTCGCTGAACTATGAGAGCGACGACAAGCGGATCACGGCCAGCCTGTTTGCGAAGAACATCACCAACAAACAGGTCAAATCGAACGTGATCGTGGTGTCCGCGCTGATCGGCTCGCTGGCGCTCGGCCAATATCAGCCGCCACGGCAGATCGGCGCTTCGTTCGGCTACCACTTCTAG
- a CDS encoding TetR family transcriptional regulator gives MPARTRGPKRAPAQARSIETRKRIIEGAILVLAERGIAGMTHREIARTAGVSLASTTYHFASKFDILAAASQEMLDEDTLLLPGEDAAGSGGAGCPRSWLVEFLIKVAGEQRVRGACWTEIILDAPRHHESLALARGWFTAAAKVWSEWALASGGDDSELAARSYGDITVGLLLFVLVLRPTEEDLRAVFDGGEDPLDRWGHGEKAAAAKPARLSGKSAVTREAILTATLDELVSKGQTAIGLKAMASKAGLSPSGAFYHFPTTASLIEAAQHRLFENAKDRYRIVASLERGEESLERLIDRTTVIFFREATEYALESLAIYRVWLEASRQPSLQSAIWADIADQHSAWRRLLTPISSSLRPLDPLLSQALFTGKLIRLVSSGSRTEDLAHVRREFAHDLTMISSGRFWL, from the coding sequence ATGCCAGCGAGGACGCGTGGACCCAAGCGGGCGCCCGCGCAGGCGAGGTCCATCGAAACCCGCAAGCGGATCATCGAAGGGGCGATTCTGGTTCTGGCGGAACGCGGAATAGCGGGCATGACGCACCGGGAAATCGCCCGCACCGCTGGCGTCTCCCTGGCGTCGACCACCTATCATTTCGCCAGCAAATTCGACATATTGGCCGCCGCGTCGCAGGAAATGCTGGACGAAGACACGCTGCTTCTTCCCGGCGAAGATGCGGCGGGATCGGGCGGGGCGGGGTGCCCGCGATCCTGGCTGGTCGAGTTCCTCATCAAGGTCGCCGGGGAACAGCGGGTCCGGGGCGCATGCTGGACCGAGATCATATTGGACGCCCCCCGCCACCATGAATCGCTTGCCCTTGCGCGCGGCTGGTTCACGGCGGCGGCGAAGGTCTGGAGCGAATGGGCGCTGGCGTCCGGGGGCGACGACAGCGAACTTGCAGCGCGCTCCTACGGCGACATCACCGTGGGACTGCTGCTTTTCGTGCTGGTTCTGCGCCCGACAGAGGAAGATCTGCGGGCCGTATTCGATGGCGGGGAAGATCCGCTCGACCGCTGGGGGCACGGGGAAAAGGCGGCCGCCGCCAAGCCCGCACGGCTCAGCGGCAAGTCGGCGGTGACGCGCGAGGCGATCCTGACGGCGACGCTGGACGAGCTGGTTTCGAAGGGGCAGACGGCGATCGGGCTGAAGGCGATGGCGAGCAAGGCGGGGCTTTCGCCGTCCGGCGCTTTCTATCATTTTCCCACCACCGCCAGCCTGATCGAGGCGGCCCAGCATCGCCTGTTCGAGAATGCGAAGGATCGCTATCGTATCGTCGCGTCGCTGGAACGGGGGGAGGAAAGCCTGGAAAGGCTGATCGACCGGACAACCGTCATCTTCTTTCGCGAAGCGACGGAATATGCGCTGGAAAGCCTTGCCATCTACCGGGTATGGCTGGAAGCCAGCCGCCAGCCGTCGCTGCAATCGGCGATCTGGGCCGATATTGCGGACCAGCACAGCGCGTGGCGACGCCTTTTGACACCGATCTCATCGTCGCTGCGGCCGCTCGATCCCCTGCTGTCGCAGGCGCTGTTTACCGGAAAGCTGATCCGGCTGGTGTCCAGCGGGTCGCGGACGGAGGATCTGGCGCATGTCCGCCGCGAATTTGCCCATGATCTGACCATGATCTCTTCCGGCCGTTTCTGGCTGTAA
- a CDS encoding AraC family transcriptional regulator produces the protein MFGSQSWPSTVQEDRSLLFSTAARNFGAEQLSRHYVETFFGAERARALMAGAGLCDARGQLPASISRVDFWNLCVDGVYKYDDEGHGCTPRPLPKGSWTVIFTAVNHMDSVGEGLKRFCEFVQVIPSGMTVSIGYGADGINVTYAMNELSERGEIYAELIAIVFHCVLVWGTGQWIEPVRTRLSSLLADRDESLLTGLATSCWRHGTGVSMVYPKEILDLPLGVRRYKSFSFHESSVFMEIAQRSPRATRSDESGSIVDELRVLMQEEIPNQRVAARKLGMSAATLQRRLTQEGTSFRELSREVRMRKLCTLLATDANLDDIAFDLGFSDRRSLWRACFDWLGMSPTAYRLQRRLCDS, from the coding sequence ATGTTCGGCTCCCAGTCATGGCCCAGCACGGTGCAGGAAGACCGCTCGCTCCTCTTCTCCACCGCAGCGCGCAATTTCGGCGCGGAACAGCTTTCCAGACATTATGTCGAAACATTTTTCGGCGCGGAAAGGGCGCGCGCGCTGATGGCCGGAGCGGGCCTCTGCGACGCGCGGGGCCAGTTGCCCGCAAGCATCTCCCGCGTCGATTTCTGGAACCTGTGCGTCGATGGCGTCTATAAATACGACGACGAAGGCCACGGCTGCACCCCCCGCCCCCTGCCCAAGGGCAGTTGGACCGTGATCTTCACCGCGGTCAATCACATGGACTCGGTGGGCGAAGGGCTGAAGCGCTTCTGCGAGTTCGTGCAGGTCATCCCCTCCGGCATGACGGTATCCATCGGCTATGGGGCGGACGGCATCAATGTCACCTACGCCATGAACGAGCTGTCCGAACGGGGCGAAATCTACGCGGAACTGATCGCCATCGTGTTTCACTGCGTGCTGGTCTGGGGCACCGGCCAGTGGATCGAGCCGGTCCGCACGAGGCTGTCGAGCCTGCTGGCGGACCGCGACGAATCGCTCCTCACGGGCCTCGCGACGAGTTGCTGGCGGCACGGAACGGGCGTCTCCATGGTCTATCCCAAGGAAATTCTCGACCTGCCGCTCGGCGTGCGCCGCTACAAGAGCTTCTCCTTCCACGAATCGTCCGTCTTCATGGAAATCGCGCAGAGGTCACCGCGCGCGACGCGGTCGGACGAGTCCGGCTCGATCGTCGACGAACTGCGCGTGCTGATGCAGGAGGAAATCCCCAACCAGCGTGTCGCCGCCCGCAAGCTCGGAATGAGCGCCGCGACCCTGCAGCGTCGGCTCACGCAGGAGGGGACGAGCTTCCGCGAACTCTCCCGCGAAGTGCGGATGCGCAAACTCTGCACCCTGCTGGCGACCGACGCCAATCTGGACGACATAGCTTTCGATCTTGGTTTTTCGGATCGCCGCAGCCTCTGGCGCGCCTGCTTCGACTGGCTCGGCATGTCGCCGACCGCCTACCGGCTGCAACGCCGCCTGTGCGACAGCTAG
- a CDS encoding alpha/beta fold hydrolase, which translates to MIETRCVSLNGLEFTVDIAGHEHAQTVLLLHGFPESRYMWHPQVEALSAAGFRVIAPDQRGYSTGARPTGEDSYRVELIVQDAIDLMDALGVADFHLVGHDWGGQIAWLVAAGHARRIKTLSILSRPHPAAFARAMAEDPQQPERSRHHRFLKDADAYDRMRVDGLRPLREALETQHVPPEIAAVHIAKLAEPGGVEGAINWYRASGFTGAQTPAIDLPTLYIWGTEDATVGRYAAELTSDYVTGPFRFEIVEGAGHFIVDQCPEIVTDLLLGHIRQGADSPA; encoded by the coding sequence ATGATCGAAACGCGTTGCGTCAGCCTGAACGGCCTTGAATTCACCGTCGACATTGCGGGCCACGAGCATGCGCAGACCGTCCTGCTGCTCCATGGTTTCCCGGAATCGCGCTATATGTGGCATCCGCAGGTCGAGGCTCTGTCGGCGGCGGGCTTTCGGGTCATCGCGCCCGATCAACGTGGCTATTCCACGGGCGCGCGCCCGACGGGCGAGGACAGCTATCGCGTGGAACTCATCGTTCAGGACGCGATCGACCTGATGGACGCGCTGGGCGTTGCGGACTTTCATCTGGTGGGACATGACTGGGGCGGGCAGATCGCGTGGCTGGTCGCGGCGGGCCATGCCCGAAGGATAAAGACGCTCAGCATATTGTCGCGCCCGCATCCGGCGGCGTTCGCGCGGGCGATGGCGGAAGATCCGCAGCAGCCGGAGCGCTCGCGCCATCACCGTTTCCTGAAAGACGCCGACGCCTACGACCGGATGCGCGTCGACGGGCTTCGGCCGTTGCGGGAGGCGCTGGAAACCCAGCATGTCCCGCCGGAAATTGCCGCTGTCCATATCGCCAAGCTGGCCGAGCCGGGCGGGGTGGAAGGCGCGATCAACTGGTATCGGGCCAGCGGCTTCACGGGTGCGCAAACGCCCGCCATCGACCTTCCCACGCTGTATATCTGGGGCACGGAAGACGCGACGGTCGGGCGCTATGCGGCGGAACTGACATCCGATTATGTGACCGGCCCCTTCCGGTTCGAGATCGTCGAGGGGGCAGGGCATTTCATCGTCGATCAATGCCCCGAGATCGTGACCGACCTGCTGCTGGGCCATATCCGGCAGGGCGCGGACAGCCCCGCCTAG
- a CDS encoding HD domain-containing protein, whose amino-acid sequence MSDTKEIEGATTHFTQMADSTKDDWAIIDSHYKPFHAGLSNRILTHLKLLDGDFGGYPVDRLEHSVQSATRAYRAGMDEEYVVCALLHDIGDTLGSGNHADLAAAILKPYVSEKNHWMVEKHAIFQGYYFFHHIGEDQHMRDKFRGHPHFEYTADFCHLYDQSAFDANYDTMPLEAFEPMVHRLFSTMRYSFYKSPTAE is encoded by the coding sequence ATGTCCGACACCAAGGAAATCGAAGGCGCCACGACCCATTTCACGCAAATGGCGGATTCCACAAAAGACGACTGGGCGATCATCGACAGCCACTACAAGCCGTTTCACGCTGGACTGTCGAACCGGATATTGACGCACCTGAAGCTGCTGGACGGCGATTTCGGGGGCTATCCGGTCGACCGGCTGGAACATAGCGTCCAGTCCGCCACGCGCGCCTATCGCGCCGGGATGGACGAGGAATATGTCGTATGCGCGCTGCTGCACGACATTGGCGATACGCTGGGTTCCGGCAATCACGCGGACCTCGCCGCCGCGATCCTGAAGCCCTATGTTTCGGAAAAAAATCACTGGATGGTGGAGAAGCACGCCATCTTCCAGGGCTATTATTTCTTCCACCATATCGGCGAAGACCAGCATATGCGGGACAAGTTCAGGGGACATCCGCATTTCGAATATACGGCGGACTTCTGCCACCTCTACGACCAGTCCGCGTTCGACGCCAATTACGACACCATGCCGCTCGAAGCGTTCGAACCGATGGTCCACCGGCTGTTTTCGACGATGCGATATTCCTTCTACAAAAGCCCGACCGCAGAATAA
- a CDS encoding class II aldolase/adducin family protein, with protein MADGSWSPTPSLRSQVSEAEWQMRVDLAALYRLVALNGWDDMVYTHISARVPGPEEHFLINPYGIFFEEMTASSLVKIDMDGNVVQETPYKVNAAGFTIHSAIHGAREDVKFVMHLHTDQGIAVSAQKEGLLPLSQTALAVLPELAYHDYEGIALDLDERERLVADLGNNAAMLLRNHGTLAVGLDAGDCWRTMFILERACKIQVMALSAGRDGVLIAPEEAQHTVARQMAARGPLRLEGGQSAYELIWPGCLRRLHRELPGFDA; from the coding sequence ATGGCTGACGGTTCCTGGTCGCCGACACCTTCCCTGAGGAGTCAGGTCAGCGAGGCGGAGTGGCAGATGCGTGTCGATCTCGCCGCGCTTTACCGCCTCGTCGCGCTGAACGGATGGGACGATATGGTCTACACCCATATCTCCGCGCGCGTGCCGGGGCCGGAGGAGCATTTCCTCATCAATCCCTACGGCATCTTCTTCGAGGAAATGACGGCATCGTCGCTGGTGAAGATAGATATGGACGGCAATGTCGTTCAGGAAACGCCCTACAAGGTCAACGCGGCGGGCTTCACCATCCACTCCGCGATCCACGGCGCGCGGGAAGACGTGAAGTTCGTCATGCACCTGCACACCGATCAGGGGATCGCGGTGTCGGCGCAGAAGGAAGGGCTGCTCCCGCTCAGCCAGACTGCGCTGGCCGTGCTGCCCGAGCTGGCCTATCATGACTATGAAGGCATCGCGCTCGATCTGGACGAGCGCGAGCGGCTGGTCGCCGACCTCGGCAACAACGCGGCGATGCTGCTGCGCAATCACGGCACGCTTGCGGTCGGTCTGGATGCGGGCGACTGCTGGCGGACGATGTTCATATTGGAACGGGCCTGCAAGATTCAGGTGATGGCGCTGAGCGCCGGGCGCGACGGGGTCCTGATCGCTCCGGAAGAAGCGCAGCATACCGTCGCCCGCCAGATGGCGGCGCGCGGCCCGCTTCGGCTGGAGGGTGGCCAGTCCGCCTATGAGCTGATCTGGCCGGGCTGCCTGCGCCGCCTCCATCGCGAACTGCCGGGCTTCGACGCCTGA
- a CDS encoding alpha/beta hydrolase has protein sequence MTKLLNDPRIDPRIKAVFGEYGTPAAPDLLTREELIEVMNTPEAKAAVAADAQFFAEAVCEISAPTKGLVYETKTFISQPDGNEIKIQYIRPEGTEILPCVYYMHGGGMATLSAFDPNYRGWGSIIAAQGVAVAMVDFRNSLLPSSAPEIAPFPAGLNDCVSGLKWVHAHAEELRIDPDRITLAGESGGGNLSLATALKLNRDGDIGLINGVYSLCPFIAGQWPHPDHPSSEHNQGIFINIGNNRLTLAYGIEAFERKDPLAWPIFASEDDLKGLPQTVISVNECDPLHDEGVAFYRKLLAAGVPARCRSLIGTVHAVEILPRCAPDISANTANDIAYLARTGK, from the coding sequence ATGACGAAGCTCTTGAACGATCCCCGGATAGACCCACGGATCAAGGCCGTTTTCGGGGAATATGGCACGCCCGCCGCGCCCGACCTGCTCACGCGCGAAGAGCTGATCGAAGTCATGAATACGCCCGAAGCGAAGGCCGCCGTGGCGGCGGACGCCCAGTTTTTCGCCGAGGCCGTGTGCGAAATCTCCGCACCGACGAAAGGCCTCGTCTACGAGACGAAGACCTTCATTTCGCAGCCGGACGGCAATGAGATCAAGATCCAGTATATCCGCCCCGAGGGCACGGAAATCCTGCCCTGCGTCTATTATATGCATGGCGGCGGCATGGCCACGCTGTCCGCCTTCGATCCCAATTACCGGGGATGGGGCAGCATCATCGCGGCGCAGGGCGTTGCGGTCGCCATGGTCGATTTCCGCAATAGCCTGCTGCCCTCGTCCGCGCCGGAAATCGCGCCCTTTCCCGCGGGCCTCAACGACTGCGTTTCCGGGCTCAAATGGGTTCATGCCCATGCCGAAGAATTGCGGATCGACCCCGACCGCATCACCCTGGCCGGTGAGAGCGGTGGCGGCAACCTGTCCCTTGCGACCGCGCTGAAGCTCAATCGCGATGGCGACATCGGCCTCATCAACGGCGTCTATTCGCTGTGTCCGTTCATCGCGGGGCAGTGGCCGCATCCGGACCATCCGTCCTCGGAGCACAATCAAGGCATCTTCATCAATATCGGCAACAATCGCCTGACCCTGGCCTATGGTATCGAGGCGTTCGAGCGCAAAGATCCGCTGGCATGGCCGATCTTCGCGTCGGAAGACGATCTCAAAGGGCTGCCGCAGACGGTTATCAGCGTGAACGAGTGCGACCCACTGCATGACGAAGGCGTCGCATTTTACCGCAAGCTGCTGGCGGCCGGGGTGCCCGCCCGGTGCCGTTCGCTGATCGGAACGGTGCACGCGGTCGAGATTTTGCCGCGATGCGCGCCCGACATCAGTGCAAATACCGCCAACGACATCGCTTATCTCGCCCGGACGGGCAAATAG
- a CDS encoding alpha/beta hydrolase: MAGQSATHPGPLSPALLPEGIRSRIVSGVGDLDMHILEAGHEGKRRPAILLLHGFPELAWCWRRVMPLLADAGYHVVAPDQRGVGRTTPQPDAYLTDLEPYATGNLAADVFNLMDALGLPSVDMLVGHDAGSIVAGFCALAWPDRVRRLVLSASPFGGAPPAGTPPAAPFLDHVVHQELARLPQPRKHYQAYYCGADANADMWNPPQGMHPFLRGYYHQKSADWDGNRPGPLKGWTGEEIARLPHYYCMPAQSGMAEVAAAIMPDVRQVAGCDWLSDADLAVAAAEFARTGFQPALNWYRSALAEGMTGRDMTPFQGRRLPMPVAFVSGRADWGPYQAPGLMEAMRDGLATEPVAIHFIDGAGHWVQQEQPERFTEILLAFSRRG, translated from the coding sequence GTGGCCGGGCAATCCGCCACGCATCCGGGGCCGCTTTCCCCGGCGCTGTTGCCCGAAGGTATCCGGTCCCGCATCGTCAGCGGTGTCGGCGACCTCGACATGCATATTCTGGAAGCAGGCCATGAGGGGAAGCGGCGGCCCGCCATCCTCCTCCTTCACGGCTTTCCCGAACTGGCGTGGTGCTGGCGCAGGGTGATGCCGCTGCTCGCCGACGCGGGCTATCATGTGGTCGCGCCGGATCAGCGAGGGGTCGGGCGGACGACGCCGCAGCCGGATGCCTATCTCACCGATCTGGAACCCTATGCCACCGGCAATCTGGCGGCGGATGTCTTTAACCTGATGGACGCGCTGGGCCTGCCGTCCGTCGACATGCTGGTCGGCCATGACGCGGGTTCCATCGTCGCGGGTTTCTGCGCGCTTGCGTGGCCCGACAGGGTGCGCCGGCTGGTGCTTTCCGCTTCGCCCTTCGGTGGCGCTCCGCCCGCAGGAACGCCGCCTGCCGCGCCTTTCCTCGACCATGTGGTGCATCAAGAGCTGGCGCGGTTGCCGCAGCCGCGCAAACATTATCAGGCCTATTATTGCGGCGCGGACGCGAACGCGGACATGTGGAACCCTCCGCAGGGCATGCACCCGTTTCTGCGCGGCTATTATCATCAGAAAAGCGCCGACTGGGACGGGAACCGGCCCGGCCCGCTGAAGGGATGGACCGGCGAGGAAATCGCCAGACTGCCGCATTATTACTGCATGCCCGCGCAGAGCGGCATGGCGGAGGTCGCCGCCGCGATCATGCCCGATGTGCGGCAGGTCGCGGGCTGCGACTGGCTGAGCGATGCCGATCTGGCGGTCGCCGCCGCGGAGTTTGCCCGCACCGGGTTTCAGCCCGCGCTCAACTGGTATCGCAGCGCGCTGGCGGAGGGGATGACCGGCCGGGATATGACGCCATTTCAGGGCCGCCGCCTGCCCATGCCGGTGGCTTTCGTGTCGGGCAGGGCCGACTGGGGTCCGTATCAGGCGCCGGGACTGATGGAGGCGATGCGCGACGGGCTGGCGACGGAGCCGGTCGCCATCCACTTCATCGACGGGGCCGGGCACTGGGTGCAACAGGAACAGCCCGAACGCTTCACCGAAATTCTGCTCGCCTTTTCCCGGCGCGGGTGA
- a CDS encoding enoyl-CoA hydratase-related protein has protein sequence MTTDLLSTLKDGILTLTLNRPEARNAMSDPMLEAMDRELAFAQDSRDVRCVVLQGSGRAFCAGGDVKAMGENPITPSSLDERVEYQRAIQRATSGRLVAMAKPTMAVIHGPAAGAGLALALACDLRIMARPAFLLTAFANVALSGDFGIGYLLARLVGMARAKELMFLPERVTSERALDLGLTNWVCEAEELEAQAALIAGRLASAPPQALAYMKEHLNSALSTEFGAYMDHEVRCHIDCSQTADHGEGVRAFAEKRAPVFSGD, from the coding sequence TTGACGACCGATCTGCTGTCGACACTGAAGGACGGCATCCTGACGCTGACGCTCAACCGGCCGGAGGCGCGCAATGCGATGAGCGATCCGATGCTGGAGGCGATGGACCGGGAACTCGCCTTCGCGCAAGACAGCAGGGACGTGCGGTGCGTCGTCCTTCAGGGGAGTGGCCGCGCTTTCTGTGCGGGCGGCGACGTCAAGGCGATGGGGGAGAACCCGATCACGCCGTCTTCGCTGGACGAGAGGGTCGAATATCAGCGTGCCATCCAGCGCGCGACATCGGGCAGGCTGGTTGCGATGGCCAAGCCGACTATGGCGGTCATCCACGGCCCCGCCGCGGGCGCGGGCCTTGCGCTGGCGCTGGCGTGCGACCTGCGGATCATGGCGCGTCCGGCCTTCCTGCTGACGGCGTTTGCGAACGTGGCGCTTTCGGGCGATTTCGGCATCGGGTATCTGCTGGCCCGGCTGGTCGGGATGGCGCGGGCCAAGGAGTTGATGTTCCTGCCCGAACGCGTGACGAGCGAGCGCGCGCTCGATCTGGGGCTGACCAACTGGGTGTGCGAAGCCGAGGAGCTGGAGGCGCAGGCGGCGCTGATCGCAGGGCGGCTCGCGTCCGCGCCGCCGCAGGCGCTGGCCTATATGAAGGAGCATCTCAACAGCGCGCTGTCCACCGAGTTCGGCGCCTATATGGACCATGAGGTGCGCTGCCATATCGACTGTTCGCAAACGGCCGACCATGGGGAAGGCGTCAGGGCTTTCGCGGAGAAGCGCGCGCCTGTTTTCAGCGGGGACTAA